Proteins encoded together in one Bombyx mori chromosome 24, ASM3026992v2 window:
- the DnaJ-6 gene encoding DnaJ (Hsp40) homolog 6 produces the protein MTIEGNKDEAEKCIEIAQLAFTAGNVEKAERFLLKAERLYPTTRAKELLTRVRATPASGTASKSTSSSSDNDDLRKRKTPTHQPQHREYTTEQLEAVRRIKTKCKDYYEILGVTKEATDSDIKKAYKKLALQLHPDKNRAPGAAEAFKAIGNAAAILTDPEKRKQYDIRGDEPAPATHTHQYYARGFESDFTAEELYNMFFAGAFPRGGMDPSHRRRREEPRESPAGLVQLLPVLVLILLSMMSGFFISEPVYSLQHGPKYPIPRETHNLKVPYYVKENFHSDYQGSLRRLEMSIEEEYLVALRHACQRERNYRESLLWKARNFGDAQQHADAQRMRTPSCEKLQQYQR, from the exons ATGACGATCGAAGGTAACAAGGACGAGGCAGAGAAATGTATAGAGATCGCCCAATTGGCCTTTACAGCTGGGAATGTTGAAAAGGCCGAGAGGTTTCTGCTAAAAGCCGAGCGTCTGTACCCAACGACTCGTGCCAAGGAACTTTTGACTCGTGTCCGTGCTACGCCTGCATCGGGAACTGCTTCGAAGTCTACTTCCTCATCTAGTGACAATGACGACCTTCGGAAGAGAAAGACTCCTACTCACCAGCCTCAGCATCGCGAGTACACCACGGAGCAGCTCGAAGCGGTGCGCAGGATCAAGACCAAGTGCAAGGATTACTACGAAATCTTGg GTGTTACGAAGGAAGCTACAGATTCTGACATAAAGAAGGCTTACAAGAAACTCGCCTTGCAGCTTCATCCTGACAAGAACCGAGCCCCGGGAGCAGCTGAGGCTTTTAAG GCTATAGGCAATGCGGCTGCCATCCTGACGGATCCGGAGAAGCGGAAGCAGTACGACATCCGCGGCGACGAGCCCGCGCCCGCCACGCACACGCACCAGTACTACGCGCGCGGGTTCGAGTCCGACTTCACGGCGGAGGAGCTCTACAACATGTTCTTTGCTGGAG CGTTCCCGCGCGGCGGCATGGACCCGTCGCACCGGCGGCGCCGCGAGGAGCCGCGCGAGTCCCCCGCCGGCCTGGTGCAGCTGCTGCCCGTGCTCGTGCTCATCCTGCTCTCCATGATGTCGGGCTTCTTCATCAGCGAGCCGGTCTACAGCCTGCAGCACGGACCCAAGTACCCCATACCGCGCGAGACGCACAACCTCAAG GTCCCGTACTACGTGAAGGAGAACTTCCACTCGGACTACCAGGGCTCGCTGCGGCGGCTGGAGATGAGCATCGAGGAGGAGTACCTGGTGGCGCTGCGGCACGCGTGCCAGCGCGAGCGCAACTACCGCGAGAGCCTGCTGTGGAAGGCGCGCAACTTCGGGGACGCGCAGCAGCACGCCGACGCGCAGCGCATGCGCACGCCCAGCTGCGAGAAGCTGCAGCAGTACCAGCGGTAG
- the LOC119630397 gene encoding uncharacterized protein LOC119630397, whose product MLLIKDLKETFGKDLTEMKEQVQQHGDHISQRESRIAKIEVQEALGKDSTYEQLMEPLESRYGDAHLEHVFRAQLKERVQCVVMDYFTKWLEVFAIPHQEASTIADKLVQEVFCRFGVPLEIHSDQGRNFESQAFQETCRVLGIHKTRTTSYHPQSDGMVERFTQILEKYLAKVVENR is encoded by the exons ATGCTTCTAATAAAAGATTTAAAGGAGACATTTGGCAAAGACTTGACGGAGATGAAAGAGCAGGTGCAACAGCACGGGGACCATATTTCTCAACGCGAAAGCCGGATTGCCAAAATTGAGGTTCAG GAAGCCTTGGGAAAGGATTCAACCTATGAGCAGCTCATGGAACCGTTGGAGTCCAGATATGGAGACGCGCATCTGGAACACGTGTTTCGTGCCCAGTTGAAGGAACGAGTGCAGTGCG TGGTGATGGATTATTTCACCAAGTGGCTCGAAGTCTTCGCCATTCCTCATCAAGAAGCCTCGACGATCGCCGATAAATTAGTACAAGAAGTATTCTGTCGGTTTGGAGTACCCCTAGAAATACACAGTGACCAGGGAAGGAATTTCGAGTCCCAGGCATTTCAAGAGACTTGCAGAGTCTTAGGTATCCACAAAACTAGAACCACATCTTATCACCCGCAATCCGATGGAATGGTGGAACGTTTTACTCAAATATTGGAGAAATATCTGGCGAAAGTTGTGGAGAATAGGTAA
- the LOC119630398 gene encoding uncharacterized protein LOC119630398: MDSYLTDRKVRVRYAGEEHSVDTSKGCVQGSIGGPVLWNLLLDPLLKSLDTQKVYCQAFADDVVLVFDGDTALEIENRANAALEHVQEWGINNKLKFAPQKTKAMVITRRLKYDIPRLNMGGTVIPMSEDIKILGVTVDNKLTFNAHVSNVCRRAIEVYKQLARAARASWGLHPEVIKLIYTATIEPIVLYAASVWVSAVAKLGVIKQLAAVQRGIAQKVCKAYRTVSLNSALILAGMLPLDLRVREAASLYEAKKGQLLPGLADAEIEQMTPFAEMPHPVERADLQIVCLEDQEQVDGNSDYDECIFTDGSKIGGKVGAALSIWKGDTETKTRKLALSNYCTVYQAELLALCVATTEVRKSKSKSFGVYSDSMSALQTITNYDSPHPLAVEARQNIKASLLQGKAVTLHWIKAHAGLKGNERADGLAKEAAENSRKRPDYDRCPISFVKRSLRMTTLEEWNRRYTTGETASVTKLFFPDALVAYRIVKPKKTRRKVFASEVSGNRNMIEGGLKALQHRSKDNRAKQL; the protein is encoded by the exons ATGGACAGCTATCTCACGGATCGAAAAGTCCGAGTCAGATACGCAGGGGAAGAGCACAGCGTGGATACCAGCAAAGGCTGTGTGCAGGGCTCAATCGGTGGCCCTGTGCTGTGGAACCTCCTGTTGGACCCACTCCTGAAAAGTCTGGACACCCAAAAAGTGTACTGTCAGGCATTCGCAGACGATGTTGTCCTTGTTTTCGACGGAGACACGGCGTTGGAAATTGAAAACCGGGCCAATGCGGCTCTCGAACATGTTCAGGAATGGGGTATCAATAACAAACTGAAGTTCGCACCACAAAAAACTAAAGCTATGGTCATTACAAGGAGATTGAAATATGATATCCCACGGCTGAACATGGGCGGGACAGTCATTCCCATGTCTGAAGACATTAAGATTCTAGGGGTAACCGTCGACAACAAGTTGACATTTAACGCGCACGTCTCGAATGTTTGCAGAAGAGCGATTGAGGTGTATAAACAACTAGCCAGAGCAGCCAGGGCCAGTTGGGGTCTACACCCCGAggtcattaaattaatatataccgCCACCATAGAGCCCATAGTCTTGTACGCCGCCAGTGTATGGGTATCGGCAGTCGCCAAACTGGGCGTAATTAAACAATTAGCCGCTGTGCAGAGGGGAATTGCACAAAAGGTATGCAAAGCGTATCGCACCGTATCTCTTAACTCAGCTCTGATCCTAGCGGGTATGCTCCCCCTAGACCTCCGAGTTCGTGAGGCGGCCTCATTATACGAAGCCAAGAAGGGACAACTGCTGCCGGGACTGGCTGACGCGGAGATTGAGCAAATGACACCTTTTGCAGAGATGCCACACCCCGTGGAACGTGCGGATCTGCAGATAGTCTGCTTGGAGGACCAAGAACAAGTCGACGGTAACAGCGACTACGACGAATGTATTTTTACAGACGGAAGTAAAATCGGAGGCAAAGTGGGGGCCGCGCTGTCGATTTGGAAAGGGGACACAGAGACTAAGACCCGCAAACTTGCCCTGTCAAACTACTGCACGGTCTAccaagcagagctgctggcacTGTGTGTGGCGACGACGGAAGTCAGGAAGAGTAAAAGCAAATCTTTTGGAGTTTATAGCGATTCCATGTCGGCCCTCCAAACCATAACAAACTATGATAGCCCCCATCCACTGGCAGTCGAAGCtagacaaaatattaaagcCTCGTTACTCCAAGGCAAGGCTGTCACCTTGCATTGGATAAAAGCTCACGCAGGGCTGAAGGGCAATGAGAGGGCCGACGGACTTGCAAAGGAAGCCGCTGAAAACTCCAGGAAAAGACCAGACTACGATCGCTGCCCGATCTCATTCGTCAAGCGAAGCCTACGAATGACCACGCTTGAGGAATGGAACCGGCGCTATACAACTGGCGAGACGGCATCCGTCACTAAGTTGTTTTTCCCAGATGCATTGGTGGCGTACAGAATA GTAAAACCTAAAAAGACACGGCGGAAGGTATTTGCATCAGAGGTCAGCGGCAACAGGAATATGATCGAAGGCGGTTTGAAGGCTCTGCAACACCGATCGAAGGACAACAGGGCGAAGCAGCTGTAA
- the LOC134201192 gene encoding uncharacterized protein LOC134201192: MGGIDIAMSREIKLLGVTIDDRLTFNTHVANVCRKATGIYKLLSRAARVSWGLNPDIVRIIYTATIEPIILYAASVWAPAAKKLMTIKQLQVVQRGIAQKICKGYRTVSLNSALLLAGILPLDLRVREAASLYEAKRGVPRLELGDREIERVAPAIEAPHPAERISLRLVSLVDREQLNQNSDFEIRIFTDGSRIEGKVGAALSVWNSETEIKAFKLALPGYCTVYQAELLAICKATHVILGHPASSFGVYSDSMAALQTVINHSCLHPLAVESRDKLTTASLQGKVVTLFWIKAHAGMEGNERADQLAKSAALGSKRRPDYDLYPVSFAKRSIRLATLDEWNRRYRTGETASVTKIFFPDAVMAYRMIRKIKIGGIITQIMTGHGGFSEYLNRFKCKESPSCACEPGTEESVPHILFDCPIPAMQRFELGNKINENIVRENVPNILNSKERDTFLKFCIEIAQNVINRNKTA; encoded by the coding sequence ATGGGAGGGATAGACATTGCCATGTCCAGGGAAATAAAACTCCTTGGTGTCACCATAGACGACAGGCTGACTTTCAACACTCACGTGGCGAATGTCTGCAGAAAGGCTACTGGAATATATAAGCTACTCTCCAGAGCGGCGAGAGTGAGCTGGGGTCTCAACCCTGATATAGTTAGGATTATTTATACGGCTACTATAGAGCCGATCATCCTGTACGCTGCTAGCGTGTGGGCACCGGCGGCAAAGAAGCTGATGACGATCAAACAGCTTCAAGTGGTCCAGCGTGGGATAGCGCAGAAAATCTGTAAGGGCTATCGAACGGTCTCCCTGAACTCGGCGCTGCTACTGGCTGGGATACTTCCCCTTGATCTCAGAGTGCGTGAGGCGGCCTCACTGTACGAGGCCAAGAGGGGAGTGCCCCGGCTGGAGCTGGGGGACAGGGAGATCGAGCGGGTGGCCCCAGCCATTGAGGCGCCACACCCCGCTGAGCGTATCAGCCTGAGGCTCGTGAGCCTGGTAGATCGGGAACAGCTCAACCAAAACAGTGACTTTGAAATTCGTATATTTACTGACGGGAGCAGGATTGAGGGCAAAGTCGGTGCTGCCTTGTCTGTGTGGAACAGCGAGACCGAAATAAAAGCCTTCAAGCTTGCTCTCCCAGGGTATTGCACCGTCTACCAGGCTGAACTTCTGGCTATATGCAAGGCCACACATGTAATTCTCGGACACCCAGCGTCTTCTTTTGGAGTCTACAGTGATTCAATGGCAGCTCTACAAACGGTCATAAATCATAGTTGCCTCCATCCCCTTGCAGTAGAGAGCAGAGATAAATTAACAACAGCATCTCTCCAGGGTAAGGTTGTTACCTTATTCTGGATTAAGGCTCATGCAGGGATGGAGGGTAACGAAAGAGCTGACCAGCTTGCCAAAAGTGCCGCTTTGGGCTCCAAAAGAAGACCTGATTACGATCTGTACCCGGTCTCATTCGCCAAGCGAAGCATTCGACTTGCGACGCTTGACGAATGGAATCGCAGATATCGAACTGGAGAAACCGCGTCGGTCACAAAGATATTCTTCCCGGATGCTGTGATGGCGTACCGGATGATccgcaaaataaaaatcggtggtataattacgcaaattatgacaGGGCACGGTGGGTTCTCGGAGTACTTGAATCGCTTTAAGTGCAAAGAGAGCCCATCGTGCGCATGCGAGCCAGGAACAGAGGAATCCGTCCCACACATCCTTTTCGACTGCCCAATACCTGCAATGCAAAGGTTTGAattaggaaataaaataaatgaaaacattgtAAGGGAAAATGTACCAAACATCTTAAATAGTAAAGAAAGAGACACGTTTTTAAAATTCTGTATCGAAATCGCTCAAAATGTTATAAACAGAAACAAAACAGCGTAG